CCGAAAAGACGGGCTTGATGCCGATGCGGTCGGCATCGGCCAGAACGGGGCGGGACAGGCTGCGTTCGATGCTGCGGCCATTGGTATCGACCAGGCGCAGCAGGATCTGCGCCGTCAGCGGCTTTGTAGTGGTCTGGATTTCCGGCAGCTGCACCTCGGCCACGGCATTGCCGGCCTCATCGGTGGTGCCGACGACGCCCAGCGGCTCGCGCGTGGTCTCCATCGTGTCGTCGAGCCGGCCAAAGCTGTAACCGGGGAAATCCTTGAGCGTGCTGACCGGGCTGATCACGGCGTCGGCCTCGATGGCGAGGCCCGGCGCGGTGGCGCCGTAGAGATACTTAGCGGCAACGTCGATGGCGGTGACGGCGCCCAGGGCAAAGGGGGCGGTGTCGGGCGTGCTCAGCTCGAAGGCCAGCCGCTCTGGCTCGAAATCTTCGACGAGAAAACTGGTGGACGAGAGCGCATCGGCATGGGGATCGGCATAAAGGCGCAGCGTCCAGGAGCCGCGCATGGCCTCCTCGACCATGGGCAAAGCGGTGAAATAGCCGCCGGCACCCTGGTCGGAGAGCAGTTCCGTACTGGCAACGACGCCATCAGGGCGCTCGACCTCCAGTGTCAGGGGCAGGCCAGTCACGGCATTGGCGCGCTCGTCGCGCAGCAAGGCGGTGAGGAAGACGGTCTCGCCGGGGCGGTAGACGCCGCGCTCGGTGGTGGCAAAGAGGTCAAGCGGGCCGGGCGAGGGGCGGCCCTCGACACCGCGATCGGTGAGGTCGAAGGCCGGCCGGCTGAGATCGAGAAAGGCGTAATCGCCGTCAGCGGTCTCGGCCACCAGCAGCTGCGGCGCGGCGCCGCCGGTGCCCCGGGCGAGGCCGGGAGCAAACAAGGCCCGACCATCGGCGTCGGTTTTGGCTTCGCCGAGCACTTCATTGTTGACGGCAACCAGGCGCACTGTCGCATCGGCAATGGGTTGGGCGTCGGTCAGGCCGCGCACGAAGGCATGGACGCCATCATCTCCGGCCAGGGTGGTCAGGCCCAGATCGGTGACGATGAACCACTGCGTGGCCTGCTCGCTCCAGTAGTCGTCATCGGATGCGCCCTTGATGCGGGCCGTCACCACATAGGCGCCGGCCGCCATGTCGCCGATGGCCTCGGCGACCGGAATGGCCGTGGTGGTGAGTTCATTGAGCGGACCGCGGGCCAGGTCGATCTCGCCGCTCCACACCGCCTCGCCGACGCGGTCGGCAATATCCTCGGCGGCATATTGGGTCAGATTGCCCTGAAAGATGCCGTCGCGCACGGCCGTGGCGACGCTGCGGTCGCCGATGCGGTAGATCATCAGCTCGGCGCTGTCGGCATTGACCGAGGTGATGGGCAGGCCGCCGCCGAGGCCGGCCGGCATGACATAGGCATTGTTGGCAAAGCCGACAAAGGGGGCGCGGTCGGGCACATAGACGTCCAGATCGACATCCTTGGCCAGCACTTCGCCATCGGCCGAGTTCAGGCCGGCGCGCAGCTTGATAGCGTAGCGGCTGCCATGGGTGACGCCTTCGACGCAGACCTGGTCAGCTTCGGTTTCGACCGAGGTCTGGGGCGCGTCGGCAACCACGACATAGGCGGACAGGTCCGTGCTGCCGAGCGGATCGGAAAAGACGGCGCAGATGCGCGGGGCAGCGGCTTCGGCGTCGACCACGTGATTGACGACGCGGAAGCCATGCTGGGCCACGACCTCTTCGAGATGGGCAGCGACATCGGCATCGGGAACCAGGTTGAGGCTCAGGCGATAGCTGGCAATGGCCTCGCGCCAGCTGCTGGAATATTCCAGGCCATTGGCCAAAGCGCGCAGGCCCAGTGCCCGCTCCTCGATGGTCTGTGCGCGCAGATAGGCATTGAGCGCTGCCGATACGGCGGTGGCGCCCAGTTCATAGCTATTGTCGCCTTCGGCCTGGCCGGCAACGGCTTCGGCGCGGGTCAGGGTGGCCACGGCCAAAGCCTGCCAGACGCCGCCGTCATTGGGGTTGATGGCGAGGGACTGGCGATAGGCAGTGATGGCGCCGGCGGGATTTTCCGCGGCGCTGGCGGCGTCACCCTCGGCTACAAGATCGGCATAGCTCACCTTGGGCGGCGGCGCATCGGTCTGGGGCAGTTCCTCGGCGAGGCGCCGGGCGGCGTCGATCAGGTCCTGGGCCGGGAAGGGCAGTTCGGCCTGGCGGACCACGGCGGTGCTGAGCTGGGAGGTGCTGCGGTCGAGCGTGCCGGAAACGGCGCTCTTGAATTCTGTCGCTTCGCCGGCCTCGCTCTTGAGGAAGCACCAGTTCGATTTCTGGTTGAAGGTGAAGGCCAGGCAGATCTGGTCATCGGTACAGGCGGCGGTGCAGGCGTCGAGATCGGTATCCTTGACGATGGCGTAGTCAAAGCCGGGCAGGTCGGTATCGGGCAGGAGGGTTACTTTGGGGTCAGCCGCCTGCGCCAGGCCCAGGGCCAGAATCAGTGCCGTGCCAACCAGACCAATCGTGCCAAGACCACGCCGCATGCTGCCCTCCCAAGCGTCAAGCTTTGGCTGCATATGGAGGCCAGGCGCAGCCAGAATGCAAGCGCGATACGCGCTATGCAATGGTCACAATTGAGGGGCGCTCAATCGTCCCTGTTGCTCAGCGCGCCCGGCTTGAACAGCGAGAGCGGGCGGATCTCATAGGCGCCCGAACCGGGATTGGCCGCGGCCAGATCCTTGGCAAAGCCAACCGCCTCATCGAGGCTGTCGCAATCGGCAACGTAGAAGCCCAAAAACTGCTCCTTGGTCTCGGCAAACGGGCCGTCGACCACCAGCGGTGCGCCATTGTTCTTGCGCAGGGTGGTGGCCGCCTTGGTGTTGTGCAGGCGCGCCACCGGGCCGAGCTTGCCTTTGGCGCCCATGGTCTGGTGCACCAGGTCGAGCCGCGCCATGCAGGCGTCGTCCTCGGCCTTGGTCCAGGCGCCAACGGCCTTTTCGTCTTCATAGCAAAGGATGGCATAGAGCATGAGCTGTCTCCCTTTACGCGGCATGCGCCGCCACTATGCCCAGATTCTGGCGCAGGAAAAGGGACTTGTCCGAACAAAGTGTGGCTCGCGCCCTTCGCGGCCATTGCGGCTTGGTTTATGTAATGTTCTGGTCTGCGCCGTGAATCGCTGTCATTGGGAGAAGAGAGCATGGAGTATCGTTATCTGGGTCGTTCGGGCCTCAAGGTTTCTGTGCTGACCATGGGGACCATGACCTTTGGCGGCTCGGTCGAGGTCGGTCATACCGACCAGGCCGATGCCAATCGGCAGATCGATCTGTGCCTTGATGCCGGGATCAACCTGCTCGACACGGCCAATGTCTACAATGCCGGGGTCTCCGAGGAGATGATCGGGGTGGCTTTGGCCGAGAATGGCCGGCGGCAGAAGACGCTGGTGGCCACCAAAGTGCGCTTCAAGATGGGCGAGGGTCCCAACGAGATCGGTCTTTCCCGCCATCACATCATCGAGCAGTGCAAGGCGAGTCTGAAACGCCTCAAGACCGACGTCATCGACCTCTACCAGGTGCATGAATGGGACGGCATGACGCCGATCGAGGAGACCATGGAGGCGCTCGATACCCTCGTGCGCCATGGCCATGTCCGCTATATCGGCTGTTCGAACTATTCAGGCTGGCATATTTCCAAGGCACTGGCGGCAGCCAAGGAGCGGGCCGGCGAGCGCTTCGTCAGCCAGCAGATCCACTATACCCTGCATTCCCGCGAAGCCGAGTATGAGCTGGTGCCGATCAGCCAGGACCAGGGGCTGGGCATACTGGTCTGGTCGCCGCTAGCCGGCGGGCTGCTGTCGGGCAAATATCGTCGCGACGGCGGGCCGGAATCAGGCCGCCATGTCGGGGGCTTCCGCGAGCCGCCGGTGCCCGATTGGGACAAGCTCTACGACATTGTCGACGTGATCGTGTCGATCGCCGATGAGCGCCGCGTCTCGGGGGCGCAAGTGGCGCTGGCCTGGACGCTGGGCCGGCCGGGGGTGACCTCGGTGATCATTGGCGGGCGCAGCCAGGCCCAGTTTGCCGACAATCTGGCCGCGGCCGATCTGGTGCTGAGCCACCAGGAGCGGGCGCGGCTCGACGCGGTCAGCCAGCCGCCGCTGCTCTATCCCTACTGGCACCAGACCTATACCGCCAATGACCGGTTGGGCGCGGTCGACAGCGATCTTTTGGCCCCTTATGTGGAAGCGTTCAAGCGTGGGTGATTTTCTGTTTGCGCCGTATAATCCGGTGACCGTGCCGATTGCGCGGGGCGGCCTGTTTGCCGTGCGCCGCGTCTATTGCGTGGGCCGCAACTATGCCGAGCACATCATCGAGATGGGCAATGACACGCGCGATCCGCCGTTCTTCTTCG
This sequence is a window from Devosia beringensis. Protein-coding genes within it:
- a CDS encoding YciI family protein, translated to MLYAILCYEDEKAVGAWTKAEDDACMARLDLVHQTMGAKGKLGPVARLHNTKAATTLRKNNGAPLVVDGPFAETKEQFLGFYVADCDSLDEAVGFAKDLAAANPGSGAYEIRPLSLFKPGALSNRDD
- a CDS encoding aldo/keto reductase, translating into MEYRYLGRSGLKVSVLTMGTMTFGGSVEVGHTDQADANRQIDLCLDAGINLLDTANVYNAGVSEEMIGVALAENGRRQKTLVATKVRFKMGEGPNEIGLSRHHIIEQCKASLKRLKTDVIDLYQVHEWDGMTPIEETMEALDTLVRHGHVRYIGCSNYSGWHISKALAAAKERAGERFVSQQIHYTLHSREAEYELVPISQDQGLGILVWSPLAGGLLSGKYRRDGGPESGRHVGGFREPPVPDWDKLYDIVDVIVSIADERRVSGAQVALAWTLGRPGVTSVIIGGRSQAQFADNLAAADLVLSHQERARLDAVSQPPLLYPYWHQTYTANDRLGAVDSDLLAPYVEAFKRG